DNA from Chthoniobacterales bacterium:
TGAAGGCATCCTCAGCACCTATCCGGATTCGTCGTCCGCGTCGCAGGCGCGCTTTCAGCGGCTCGTGTGTCTCGAGGCCAGTGGCGCCGCGGATCTCGGGAAGCAGCTCGACGATTTCCTCGCCGTCAGCACGGATCCCCGCGAGCGCGCGCAGGCGATGCTTTTGAAGGCAGAGACGCTCTTCAAGACTGGCGACTACGCCGGCGCCGCCCCGCTCTACGCGAAGGTGCTGAAGTCCCCGCTGCCGGATCGGCTGCTCAATCAGGCTCGCTACAAGCTCGGCTGGTGCCAGCTCCAGACCGGCCAGTCCGACGAGGCGATCCGCACGTTCACCGATTTCATCGACGACAATCCGAAGAGCGACCTGCTGCCCGCCGCGCTCATCCAGCGCGCGATCGCCCGGCAGCAGACGAAGGCCTACGAACTCGCCCAGACGGATTTCGATCGCGTGATTTCCGATTTTCCGAAGGCGAAGGAGCGCGAGGTCGCGCTCCAGCAGAAGGCGCTCATTCTCGGGCAGCAGGAGAAATATGCGCAGATGGTCGGCGTCTTCGCGCAGTTCCTGAAGGAGTATCCCGAGTCCAAGGGGGTCGCGCAGGCGGAGTATTGGATCGGCTGGCAGGCCTTCGAGAAGAAGGACTACGCCGCCGCGCTCGAGCATCTCAAGAAGGCCCGCGAGCTCGATCCGAAGACCTTCGGCGAGCGCGCCACTCTGCGCATCGTGCTCGCTTACTACTCCAAGGAAGACCGCGCCGCGGTGACGGCCGAGGTCGACAAGGCGAAGCTCGAATCCCTGCCCGGAGAAGTGCTCGCCTGGCTCGGGATGCAGGAATTCGACGATGGCAATTACAAGAAGGCGGAGCAGTATCTCAGCTTCGTCGCCGCCCGCGGGGGCTCCGCCAGTCCCGATGCGCTCCTTGCGCTGTCGAAGGCGCGGCTCGCGCAGGATAAGTTCGAGGCCGCGCGGGACCCCATTCGCGACTACCTCGCTGCGGCCCGCGATCCGCTCAGTCGCGCGAAGGGTCTGCTCGCGTCCGCCGAGGTTTCGCTCGGCACGGGGAATTACGAAGACGCCAACAAGCTCGTCGAGGAGGCGATGCTCCTCCAGCCCGAGGGCCGCTACAATGGCGAGGCGCGGCTCCTTGGCGGCGAGGTGCTCATGCAGCGCGGCGACTTCAACGGCGCCGCCCGGGCGTTCATGACGATTTCCGTGCTCTACGACGATCCCGAGCTCACCCCGAAGGCCCTCAGGCGCGCCGCGGCCGCCTACAGGAAGGCCGGCAATTCCGCGGAGGCCGAGAAAGCCCTCGCCGAGCGGGCGAAGCGTTATCCGGACGCCGACGCGAAGAAGAAGCCTGCCGTGCAGCCGACGGCCGCGAAATCCGACGACACGTGAACGCCGAGCCCTCCGAGCCCTCCGCCGGCATGCGCAGCCTCCTGCGCTTCCTCGTTTTCGCCGGGGTGGCCGGCCTCGGCGTCGTGATTTTCTACGTCGCGCGGCAGGAAGGCGCGCGGAAGGCCATCGTCTCCACGCGTCTGCCCATGCTCGAGCAGCTCGACGGCGAGATCACCTCGCTCGTTGGCAACGTCGTCCCGTCGGTCGTCAGCATCTCCGCGAGGATGGACAATCCCGCGCTCAATCTCATTCGCCAGCTGCGGCAGCGTCTCGGCATGGAAGATCCCGACAAGCCCGAGCTCGGCTCCGGCGCCATCGTCTCCAGCGAGGGCCACATCCTCACGAACTTCCACGTCGTCTCGCGCGCGAATCGCGTGGACGTGCAGCTCAGCGACGGTCGCACGCTGCCGGCCCAGTTTCTCGGCGCCGACCAGCAGGCCGACATCGCCGTTCTCAAGATCGACGCCACCGGCCTCACGCCGCTCCGGTTTGCGGATTCGAACGCCGCGCGCGTCGGCCAGATGGTCTTCGCGGTGGGGAATCCCCTCGGCCTGCAGGAAACCGTCACGCAGGGCATCATCAGCGGGAAGGGCCGCCGCGCCGTGGCCGGCCTTGCCACCGATTTCTTCCAGACCGACGCAGCGATCAATCCCGGCAACTCCGGCGGGCCGCTCGTCAATGTGCGCGGCGAGATCCTCGGGATCAATAACGCCATCGTGCTCGGCAGCTCGGGCATCAGTTTCGCGATTCCGTCGAACGTCGCGTTGCGGGTTTATGACGACGTCGTGAAGCGCGACCGCATCTCCCGGCCGTGGTTCGGCGCGAATACCTGGCCGCTTACCGCGCAGATCGCGAAGGAACTGCACCTCGGCACGACGACCGGCAATTTTGTGGTGTCCGTCGTCGAGAATTCCCCGGCGGCGCGCGCGGGCATCGTGGCCGGCGACGTGCTTCAGGAGTTCGACGGCAGCCCCGTGCGCGACTCCGTCGATATCGTGAACCGATTGTCGGAATTGAAAGAAGGCGACCGCGTGAATGTCACCGTCTGGCGAGCCGGCAAGCGCCTGCAGATTCCCGTTGTCGTGGAAGGACAGCCCCTCCATTGAAGCGAGGTTTGTGATTGGCGGTTTGACACGGATCGAGCCGAGTTCTAACTAACCAAACCCTCCTATGTCCTCTTCATCCGCCACCACCCTGCCAAAGCCGCCCGCGGAGCGCACTTTTGTCGTCGCCGTCACCCTGCTCAGTCTCGCTGCGATCGTGCAACTCATCGCCGTCGCCGTCGCGCTCGCCGGGCAGATCGACTTCGAGAAAATCGGCCGTTCCATCGCCGGGCGCTCCGTTCCTGCGCCGGTGGCTTCCGTCGCTCCCGCTCAGCCCGACGCCGCCACCATGCAGCGCGCCAATGGCTTCATGAACGAGGCCCAGCAGTTCCGCGAGAAGGGCAATTTCGCCGGAGCGCTGCAGGCCGTGAGCGAGGCCGACCGCCTCGTGCCGAACAAGCCCGGCATCATGCTCCAGATGGCGTCCGACTACGTGCAGATGGGCAAGAATCCGGAAGCCATCGCGGTGTTGAACCGCATCGTCGCGGCTCCGCCCAGCGGCGATCCCGCCGATGAGGCCTTTCGCGAGCAGGCTCGCAGCGGACTCACCCAGCTTGGTGCTCCGGCCTCCGCGGGGCCCGCCACATCGGCGTCCGCTGCTCCGGCGGCGCCCGCGGCGGACAGCAACGCGATGCGCAGCGAGGTGGGCATCCCGATCGGATCGGTGATGGGGATCGTGAAGGCCGAGCTCGTCGACGCCGAGCCGGGCCGCAAGAACCTGCGCGTCGCCACAAAGGCGGATTCCAGCCAGAAGATCGACCCGCAGAAGTTTGTCGCCACCGTCGATTTCTACGAGCAGGACGACCACGGGCAGATCGTCCACAACGACGCCCCGCAGGTCAACGAATGGCTTTCCTATCCCGTCGACTGGGCCAGCGGTGAACCGGAGGTCAATCAGGTGAAATATCGCATGCCTCCCACCGATCGCGGCGACCTGCCGCCGCTGCAATACTACGGCTACGTCGTCGCGATTTATTACAAGGGCGAGCTGCAGGACCAGCGAGCCGAGCCGGTGAGCCTGCTCGATCAGTTCGCTCCGCCGATCCACAAGGAATCGACCTCGGAATGAAGATCCTCATCGTTGACGACGAGCCGGGGGCCGCGGAGCGGCTTGCCGCTGCGGTCGTCGCGGCGGGGCTCGGCGAGGGGTTTGCCGCGACGAATGCCGAAGAGGCCGTTGCGGTGGTGAACGCGCAGGATGGCGTCGACGTCCTCGCGACCGATGTTTTCATGGACGGCGTCGATGGTTTCACCCTGCACGAGACGATGCGGGAATCGCTGCCCGACCTGCGGGTGATCTTTCTTTCCGAATACGACCTTTCCGAGCATGCCTCTCGCGTCGGCGGCTGGCCGGTGCTCGCCCGCCCGATCGATGATGCCGCGCTGATGGCGGAGATTCAGCGGCTGCTTCCGGAGCCCGCCGCCGCGGAGCCGGCTCCCGCGTTCGAGGCGGCATCGCTTGTCGGCGCCACCCTTGGCGCCTACCGCATCGACGCCCTCGCGGGGGAGGACCTCGATGGCGCCATTTACGCCGCGGTGCAGACGACGATCGGGCGCACCGTGGAGCTGCACGTGCTCGATCCGCAGCGCGCGATCGATCCCGCGGAGGTCACGCGATTTCTCGGCAACGCGCGCGCCAAGGCGAATGTGCATCATCCCGCGCTGCTCTCGGTCTTCGAGGCCGGCGAGAGCGACGGCTATTATTTCTACACCTCCGAAACGCGCCAGGGCCGCTCGCTCTGGCATCTCGGGCAGGAAGGGGCGACGCTGCCTCCGGCGGCGTTGCTCCAGCTCCTGCATACGGTGGCCGAGGCCATGGTGCATCTCGGCCAGGAGCATACCGCGCACGAGCCGCTCTACGCCGGCCACGTGATCGTCGATTCGCGCCAGCGGGCTCGTCTCGTGAACATCGCGACGCAGGAGTCGATGGGCAACACGCCGCGGGAGGACATGCGCGCCCTGGCTGCCGCGATCACGCCAGTCGTGCCGAATCATCCCTCGTCGGGCGCGATTCAGCAGCTCATTGCCGACATGGAAGCCGGGGCGATTCCCGTGCGGTCGTGGACGGCATTGATCTACGAAGTGAAGCGGTGCCTCGCCGCCGCCTCCTCGGGTGCGACTTCCTACAAGATCGACGCCGCCGAACGCGCGCAGATCGAGGCCGTGGCCAAGGCTCGCCGCCGCGCGAAGGGTTTCCGCAAGTTCCTCATCGTCTTCCTCATTCTCGGCACCATCACGGCCGTCGCCTATTATTTGATGGGGGGCCCGATTCCTACGTGGAAAAATTGACCGGCCGGGTCCACTGTTGTCTCCGTTTGCTGTTTCCCGAATGACATTTCGCCCTTCTCTCAGCCGCGCCGGTCTGGCGCTTTTTCTCGCGCTCGGCGCCCTGCTCGTTTTTCTGCCCCAGGCGGATGCCCAGGTGCGCGTCGACCTCGGCCTTCGTCGTTCGCTTTTCATCCGCTACGAGCCGGTGATTGCGACGGTCACGATCACGAATCTCAGCGGTCGCGACATCGAGCTGAATAACGTCGATAACCACAAGTGGTTTAGCTTCAATATTGTGAGCGTGCAGCAAGGCCAGGCCGATTCGCCGGTGCCGCCTTACAACGCGGACTACTCCCTCGATCCCGTCACCATTCCTGCCGGGCAGAGTCTCAAGCGCGCGGTGAACATCACGCCGCTCTATCCGATCACCGAGTATGGCATCTATCGCGTGCGGGCGACAATTTACGAGGCCCAGAGTCGCCGCTTCTATAGCTCGAATCCCCCGCTGAATATCGAGATCACCGAAGGTCGCACGCTGTGGGAACAAACGGTGGGCGTCCCCGCGAACCAGTCCACCAGCGATGGCGTGGAGACTCGCACGCTCACGTTGCTCACGCATCGCCTGCCGGACCAGACGCAGCTTTATCTGCGAATTCAGGACAAGGAAAGGGGCCTGATCTATTGCACCCACCAGCTCGGGCGCGTGGTGTCCTTCAACAAGCCGCAGGTCGAAATCGACGCGAACAACGACATTCACATTCTGCAGAACACGTCGCCGAGGATGTTCCTCTACACGAAAGTCGGACTGGACGGTAAGATTCTCGATCGCAAGCAATACTCCGGATCGACCGAGAGCACGCCGACCATGCGTCGCACGGTCTCGGGTGATTTCCGGGTGATGGGTGGCACCTTCCTCGATCCGAACCAGATCGCGGAGGAAAAGGCCGCGCCGCCGCCCTCGGTCTCCGACCGTCCCGTCTCCCTGCCGAAGCCGCAGTAACCCGTCAGACGGGCAGGCGATTCGTCGCCGCAAGGAAGGGCTGGATTTTTGCGAGGAGTTCGCGGAAGCCGTCGAAGGTGATCTGCTGCTGGCCATCGCTCCAGGCCTCGGCGGGATTCGGGTGCACCTCGATGAGCAATCCGTCGGCGCCCATCGCGACCGCGCCGCAGCAAAGGGCAATCACGAGATCCGCGCGGCCGCAGCCCTGGCTGGGGTCGACGATCACCGGGAGGTGGGACTCCTTCTTCGCAATCGCGACGGCGCCGAGGTCGAGCGTGTTGCGCGTGTAGGTCTCGAAAGTGCGAATGCCGCGCTCGCAGAGCATGACGTTCGGGTTGCCGTGGGCGAGCAGGTATTCGGAGGCGAGCAGCCATTCCTCGATGCGTTCGCTCAGGCCGCGCTTGAGCAGCACGGGCTTCCGGGTGCGGGCGCATTCGACGAGGAGTTGGAAATTCTGGGCGTTGCGCGCGCCGATCTGGAGGATGTCCGCCGTCTCGGCGACGTGCTCGACATCGCGCTCGCTGAGCACTTCGGTGATGATGCGCAGCCCGGTGCGTTCGCGCGCCTCGCGCAGCAGACGCAGACCTTCCTTGCCGAGGCCCTGAAACTCGTAGGGCGACGTGCGTGGCTTGTAGGCGCCGCCGCGGAGGATCGTCGCGCCGGCGGCCTTCACCGCCTCGGCCGTCGTGAAGAGTTGCTCGGCGCTTTCCACGGAGCATGGCCCGGCCATGAGGGTGAAATTCGGGCCGCCGACGGGAACGCCCGCGACGTCGATGACGGTGTCGGCGGGGTGCGATTCGCGACTGGCGAGCTTGTAGCGCTTTTGCACGCGCAGCACGCTCTCGACCTGCGGCAGCGACTCGAGCGACTCGAGCGTCTGGCCGGTGCGTTCGTCGCCGATCGCGGCGATGACGGTTTGCGCAACGCCGGTGATGGGCGACGGTTCGTATCCCAAGGTGCGCACCTCGGTGATGACGGTGTCGATTTCTTCACGGGAAGCGCCGGGACGAAGAACGATAATCATGATGAATTGCGGCCGATGGCCGGTTTATCTTGGGGTTCCCGCAAACGATAAACAACCCGGGCCGCGGGCGCCATCGAATCCGCGACCAGCCAGGAAGCAAATGACGTATGAATGAGAAAGAGACCGATGCCCGGATCAAAAGCCTGGCGTCCGAAGTGGCCGACGGCCGACAGGCCGAACTGGTGGAGGAATTGATCGAGACCGCCCTGCGGCTGGGGCGCGACAAGGCGAACGTGGCGGACCTGAAGCTCTTCAATCGCGCGATGCGGGAGATGCGCTACGCGGCGAGTGTGTTCGCGAAATACCAGGGGCGGCGCAAGGTCGCGGTCTTTGGGTCCGCGCGCACGCGGTCGGACGTGGACGAGTTCATCCAGGCGCGGGAATTTGCCCGGCGCATCGTTCAGGAAGGCTTCATGGTCATCACCGGCGGCGGCGACGGGATCATGGGCGCAGCGCAGCAGGGGGCGGGCGCGGAAAACAGCTTCGGGCTCAACATTCGCCTGCCCTTCGAGCAACGCGCGAACGAGACCATCCTCGGCGACAGAAAGCTCATCAACTTCAACTACTTCTTCACGCGGAAGCTGAACTTCATGAAGGAAACGCATGCCTTCGTGCTCTGCCCGGGCGGATTTGGCACGCAGGACGAGGGCTTCGAGGCCCTCACGCTCATGCAGACGGGCAAGTCGCAGATCGTGCCGGTGATCCTGCTCGACAAGCCGAACGGGCACTACTGGGAGACATGGCGGCGCTTCGTGGTGAACGATTTGCTCGAAGCCGGTCTCGTCTCGCAGAGCGATTTCAATCTCTTCCGCATCGTGCACGATGTGGACGACGCAGTGGCCGAGATCCTGGAGTTCTACCGCGTGTTCCACTCCTACCGCTGGGTGCGTGAGCGGATGGTCATTCGCCTGAATCGCCGACTCACGGCGGCGGCCGTCGAGTCGTTGAACGAAAAGTTTGCGAACCTGCTGGCGGCGGACCGCATCGTGCAGACGACTGCGCTGCCCGAGGAGATCGAAGACACGAAGGTGGCGGAATTGCCCCGGCTCGTGCTGACCCCGAACAAGCGCGACTTTGGGATGATTCGTCTGCTGCTCGACGCGATCAACGACGCGGAAACCGAGGCCGGGCCGCAGGCTCCGGGCGCCGAGAACGCGGTGCCGGTGCGGCAGAGCGACGCACCGCCCGCGAAGGTGAAGGAAGGCTTCTAACCGGCTCGATCAGCCGCCCCAGCGGCCGTTGACGACGGGCATGTAGTTCGTCGTGGGGCCGCCGGAGTAGTCGGTCTTGCCGATGGCGCCGATCATCTTCTTGCCGGTGGCGCGCTTCCAGTAGGCGCTCATGGTTTCGCCGGTGTGGCAGCCCCAGCTCTTGACGAAGGCGTCGCGCGTGAAGATGCCGCGGTGGATCTGCTTGAGCTGATCCTGGTGAAGGAACGCCTTCGAGCCGCTGTCGATCTCGTTGCTGTAGTCGAACATGAAGCACCGGCTGTTCGAGTGGCCGAAGAACTCGAAGTTCGCGATCTTTACCTGATCGCGGGGCATCCCGCCGTTGAGGTAGTTGATGACATCCTGGCCGCTGGTGATCCAGATGAGATTGATGCCGTATTTGTCGCGGACGGAGACGATGTTCGAGACGAGGTCCGTGTGGTCCTGACGTTCGCTGCGGCGGACGTAGGCCGGCTTGTAAACGAGCCAGGTGATCCGGGCGCCGGCTCCATATTGCTTGCGGAGCTGCTCGAAACGGACGCGGGCGGGACGAATGAAATTGCCCCACCAGCGATCATGCGGCGCAGCCTTGAATTTTTCCCATTCGATGAGAGACGGGCCGCCGCTGAGAAAGACGTATTCGCGATCCGCCTGAGCGCGCAGAGCGGGAGCGCTGAGCGCGAGGATCGCGAGAAGGAACAGGCAACGCAGATTCATGTCCCTATGATGAAAGGCAGGATGCGGCCGAAGGAAAGGGCGAATTTTTTCCCGGGATGGGATTACGCCCGCAGCCGGCGGAAGTGCAGCCAGTCGCGGGCGTCGCCGGGGCAATCCGTGGTGATGCCGTCGACGCCGAGCAGGCTGGCGTCGAGGACGACGGTTCGCCGGTTGAGCGTGTAGGTGTAAATCGTGCGTCCTTCTTCGCGCAGCGGCGCGAGCATGCGCGCGTTCAGGCCCGAGTGATACCGGAGGTCGATTCCGTCGACCCCGAGTTCGCGCACCCGGTCCGCCAGCCAGCGAGCGCGCTGGCCGCTCGGCACGTAGTGGTCGCCATAAAGCCAGAGAGCCTGACAATCGGGGAAGGCACGCTTGGTTTCGGCGATCAACTCCGCGTCGAAGGCGATGAACGTGATGCGATGGAGCGGGGCGCCCGCCATCGCGCGCGGAAGGGCGGGGCCGAGCGGTTCCTTGAGTTCCAGAACGAGGCGCTTCGCGGCGGGAAGAAGGGCGAGGATTTCCGGGAGGGTGGGGATCGACGGCGGCAGATCAGCCTTCGCAAGACTGCGGATGAGCCGGCGGTTTCCGAAAATCCGCTGACCATCCGCATCGTGGAACGCGACGATTTCTTCGTCGGCGGTGAGACGGAGGTCGGTCTCGATCGCGTCGGCCCCTTGTTGCCAGGCAAGCTGGAAAGCCGCCACCGTGTTCTCGGGAGCGTCGCGGGAGGCGCCTCGATGGGCGATGATGAGTGGAAATGGGGCCATGAAGGGTGCGGTTGGTCCGACGCTTCATGAGGAAACTCACTCGAAGCCAAAAAGTTTCCGATCCTTGATCAGATTCGTGATCTCCGGCGGGACGAGCTGCTCCCACGAGGTATCCTTGTCGCGAATCTTGGCGAGCACCTGACCGGAGGTGATGCCGAGATATTCGCGGTGATAGTTTTCCATCGGCCGGATGAACTGGTTGTCGAGCAAATGGCGGTAGAGGTGCCGGAGATTTGGCGCGACCTCGTATTGATCGGCCGTCGTGAGCGTGCCGTCCGGGGCGAGGAACGGATAGACGTAGAGCTTCACGCCCGTCTTGAAGAGGCGGCCGAGACCTTCGAGGATGCCGCCTTCGAGGTCCTGGTAATATTTTTCCTCGAAGATCTCCTGCAGGCTGGGCAGGCCGAGCGGCATGCCGATCATGCACTCGGTGTAGCGTTTGAGATAGTTGATGAGGCGGTAATATTCGCCGTAGTTCGAGATGAGCACGGTGCGCCCGAGGGCGGCGAGCAGGTCGATGCGATCGAGGAAATCGAGCAGGTCGAGTTCGCCCGAGCGGAGGAGATTCTGCATCGTGATTTCCATGAGGATCTCGGGTTCGGTGTCTCCCAGGCCTTCCTCGGCGAGAAACATCTGCCGGGCGCAGTCGAGCATGTCGTTGGTGACAAGCGTGACCGGGCGGAAGCTGCCGCGTTCGATGAGCAGAGGTTTCTTGTAGAAGGCGTCGG
Protein-coding regions in this window:
- a CDS encoding tetratricopeptide repeat protein encodes the protein MKRLLLSAATLSLGAASLHAQEPEVRRALPASDNTPPPVRRAEPVNPENYRNPAWMDRVRPATPARPVPTPRTPAPPVSQGTPIPVATPIPIATPLPLEPDPTPEPEATPEATPTVAEESSGPIAPAPAEVVPGMNRSLTAGNGFFRRKMYDMAVYEYEKFLIAEPNAQGRDGALFRLGESHRFLGNEQAARDAYRRLLAESQEGEFVGSAAYRLGEIFYAEGNYAGALDMFSRAEENAASAEVKLSAAFYQANALDKLGRRPQAAARFAKIAKTEGDNPYRDTAEFYVAEELARVGKKPAAYEAYEKLSRTAEKPPMKAESMVKAAALAAELGHDDKAKELFDQALALPAIGDWGGVAKLGVLRLAYDAGRYKEVVAAAEKGFSDLPADGVPEAMLITANAHRQLGDSAKALALYEGILSTYPDSSSASQARFQRLVCLEASGAADLGKQLDDFLAVSTDPRERAQAMLLKAETLFKTGDYAGAAPLYAKVLKSPLPDRLLNQARYKLGWCQLQTGQSDEAIRTFTDFIDDNPKSDLLPAALIQRAIARQQTKAYELAQTDFDRVISDFPKAKEREVALQQKALILGQQEKYAQMVGVFAQFLKEYPESKGVAQAEYWIGWQAFEKKDYAAALEHLKKARELDPKTFGERATLRIVLAYYSKEDRAAVTAEVDKAKLESLPGEVLAWLGMQEFDDGNYKKAEQYLSFVAARGGSASPDALLALSKARLAQDKFEAARDPIRDYLAAARDPLSRAKGLLASAEVSLGTGNYEDANKLVEEAMLLQPEGRYNGEARLLGGEVLMQRGDFNGAARAFMTISVLYDDPELTPKALRRAAAAYRKAGNSAEAEKALAERAKRYPDADAKKKPAVQPTAAKSDDT
- a CDS encoding trypsin-like peptidase domain-containing protein; this encodes MNAEPSEPSAGMRSLLRFLVFAGVAGLGVVIFYVARQEGARKAIVSTRLPMLEQLDGEITSLVGNVVPSVVSISARMDNPALNLIRQLRQRLGMEDPDKPELGSGAIVSSEGHILTNFHVVSRANRVDVQLSDGRTLPAQFLGADQQADIAVLKIDATGLTPLRFADSNAARVGQMVFAVGNPLGLQETVTQGIISGKGRRAVAGLATDFFQTDAAINPGNSGGPLVNVRGEILGINNAIVLGSSGISFAIPSNVALRVYDDVVKRDRISRPWFGANTWPLTAQIAKELHLGTTTGNFVVSVVENSPAARAGIVAGDVLQEFDGSPVRDSVDIVNRLSELKEGDRVNVTVWRAGKRLQIPVVVEGQPLH
- a CDS encoding response regulator, giving the protein MKILIVDDEPGAAERLAAAVVAAGLGEGFAATNAEEAVAVVNAQDGVDVLATDVFMDGVDGFTLHETMRESLPDLRVIFLSEYDLSEHASRVGGWPVLARPIDDAALMAEIQRLLPEPAAAEPAPAFEAASLVGATLGAYRIDALAGEDLDGAIYAAVQTTIGRTVELHVLDPQRAIDPAEVTRFLGNARAKANVHHPALLSVFEAGESDGYYFYTSETRQGRSLWHLGQEGATLPPAALLQLLHTVAEAMVHLGQEHTAHEPLYAGHVIVDSRQRARLVNIATQESMGNTPREDMRALAAAITPVVPNHPSSGAIQQLIADMEAGAIPVRSWTALIYEVKRCLAAASSGATSYKIDAAERAQIEAVAKARRRAKGFRKFLIVFLILGTITAVAYYLMGGPIPTWKN
- the aroF gene encoding 3-deoxy-7-phosphoheptulonate synthase; this encodes MIIVLRPGASREEIDTVITEVRTLGYEPSPITGVAQTVIAAIGDERTGQTLESLESLPQVESVLRVQKRYKLASRESHPADTVIDVAGVPVGGPNFTLMAGPCSVESAEQLFTTAEAVKAAGATILRGGAYKPRTSPYEFQGLGKEGLRLLREARERTGLRIITEVLSERDVEHVAETADILQIGARNAQNFQLLVECARTRKPVLLKRGLSERIEEWLLASEYLLAHGNPNVMLCERGIRTFETYTRNTLDLGAVAIAKKESHLPVIVDPSQGCGRADLVIALCCGAVAMGADGLLIEVHPNPAEAWSDGQQQITFDGFRELLAKIQPFLAATNRLPV
- a CDS encoding TIGR00730 family Rossman fold protein, with the translated sequence MNEKETDARIKSLASEVADGRQAELVEELIETALRLGRDKANVADLKLFNRAMREMRYAASVFAKYQGRRKVAVFGSARTRSDVDEFIQAREFARRIVQEGFMVITGGGDGIMGAAQQGAGAENSFGLNIRLPFEQRANETILGDRKLINFNYFFTRKLNFMKETHAFVLCPGGFGTQDEGFEALTLMQTGKSQIVPVILLDKPNGHYWETWRRFVVNDLLEAGLVSQSDFNLFRIVHDVDDAVAEILEFYRVFHSYRWVRERMVIRLNRRLTAAAVESLNEKFANLLAADRIVQTTALPEEIEDTKVAELPRLVLTPNKRDFGMIRLLLDAINDAETEAGPQAPGAENAVPVRQSDAPPAKVKEGF
- a CDS encoding glycerophosphodiester phosphodiesterase family protein, translated to MAPFPLIIAHRGASRDAPENTVAAFQLAWQQGADAIETDLRLTADEEIVAFHDADGQRIFGNRRLIRSLAKADLPPSIPTLPEILALLPAAKRLVLELKEPLGPALPRAMAGAPLHRITFIAFDAELIAETKRAFPDCQALWLYGDHYVPSGQRARWLADRVRELGVDGIDLRYHSGLNARMLAPLREEGRTIYTYTLNRRTVVLDASLLGVDGITTDCPGDARDWLHFRRLRA
- a CDS encoding TonB-dependent receptor, giving the protein GAGQEVARRFFHVGGASGTVAKTISAYDMTFSDAIYGASGRYVSRKRLGTMLDHEFDLLVERLDAKIGEKRRFFAFADTVAARSFRRHDESHGWLGMRFQLEPRGPVNEIILHVRMLDASNLAQQEALGIIGVNLIYGAFYLTNRPDALIASLLDDLTSDRIEVDMIQFSGPSFAKVDNRIMALQLVTEGLTKAALFRADGEVVNAADAFYKKPLLIERGSFRPVTLVTNDMLDCARQMFLAEEGLGDTEPEILMEITMQNLLRSGELDLLDFLDRIDLLAALGRTVLISNYGEYYRLINYLKRYTECMIGMPLGLPSLQEIFEEKYYQDLEGGILEGLGRLFKTGVKLYVYPFLAPDGTLTTADQYEVAPNLRHLYRHLLDNQFIRPMENYHREYLGITSGQVLAKIRDKDTSWEQLVPPEITNLIKDRKLFGFE